Proteins encoded together in one Catellatospora citrea window:
- a CDS encoding RelA/SpoT family protein — protein sequence MVASGIPVTGRAGESMLTTRLRAMLSWPNARERSTVPADPVTALIKAHHQVHSGSDVALLRRAYLVAERMHRGQMRKSGDPYITHPLAVAEILAHLGMDGTTLAAALLHDTVEDTSYTLAQLRADFGPDVAHLVDGVTKFDKAHFGARAEAETIRKMIVAAGQDIRVLVIKLADRLHNMQTLDARSAASRARIAGATREVLVPLCDRLGIQALKRELEDKVLLFLDPEEYERIDGMVSNRPDWNDYVQNLVTLGRGALRKEKLDGRVKPRPRHYYSIWKDTQQAGSPVPMDLPRIVVILDGDDPDCYAALCAVHQQWKPIPGRFKDFIAAPKNNLYRSLHTTVLGPGDQMVEVLIRTEQMHRAVEYGVVAPFRYPTRPSRRGGALRVFNPRTAPREVAPAPRQHGEHAWLRRALDLEQAAPDAVQFVETLRCDLAEQQIQVFAWGRQLLLPEGASPVDVAYELGTRTGDRCVAATVNGVLTPLNAALTDGDVVDILVSRARNHPGPRREWLEFVKAPNARLRLSRRFTEPEVAAGTVSDRLQLGRAAIGLALRRRDRALADEQRLISLAQALDYPDLDTLLIAVAEHRVSADTIVDQLIASVDNQNDAARSAPVNVVAPRGEAAATPPRRSSTSLAR from the coding sequence ATGGTGGCGTCGGGGATTCCGGTCACGGGCCGGGCCGGGGAGAGCATGCTCACCACCCGGCTCAGAGCGATGCTCAGCTGGCCGAACGCGCGGGAACGGTCCACCGTCCCCGCCGACCCGGTCACCGCCTTGATCAAGGCGCACCACCAGGTGCACTCCGGCTCCGACGTCGCCCTGCTGCGCCGCGCCTACCTGGTCGCCGAGCGGATGCACCGCGGCCAGATGCGCAAGAGCGGCGACCCCTACATCACCCACCCGCTGGCCGTCGCGGAGATCCTGGCCCACCTCGGCATGGACGGCACGACCCTGGCCGCGGCGCTGCTGCACGACACGGTCGAGGACACCAGCTACACCCTGGCGCAGCTGCGCGCGGACTTCGGCCCCGACGTCGCGCACCTGGTCGACGGGGTCACCAAGTTCGACAAGGCGCACTTCGGCGCCCGCGCGGAGGCCGAGACCATCCGCAAGATGATCGTCGCCGCGGGGCAGGACATCCGGGTCCTCGTCATCAAGCTCGCCGACCGGCTGCACAACATGCAGACCCTCGACGCGCGCTCGGCGGCCTCGCGCGCCCGCATCGCCGGCGCGACCCGCGAGGTGCTGGTGCCGCTCTGCGACCGGCTCGGCATCCAGGCGCTCAAGCGCGAGCTCGAGGACAAGGTGCTGCTCTTCCTCGACCCGGAGGAATACGAGCGCATCGACGGCATGGTCTCCAACCGCCCGGACTGGAACGACTACGTCCAGAACCTGGTCACGCTGGGCCGGGGGGCGCTGCGCAAGGAGAAGCTCGACGGCCGGGTGAAGCCGCGGCCGCGGCACTACTACTCGATCTGGAAGGACACCCAGCAGGCGGGCAGCCCGGTGCCGATGGACCTGCCCCGCATCGTGGTGATCCTCGACGGCGACGACCCCGACTGCTACGCCGCCCTGTGCGCGGTGCACCAGCAGTGGAAGCCGATCCCGGGCAGGTTCAAGGACTTCATCGCCGCGCCGAAGAACAACCTCTACCGCTCGCTGCACACCACGGTGCTGGGCCCCGGCGACCAGATGGTCGAGGTGCTGATCCGCACCGAGCAGATGCACCGCGCGGTGGAGTACGGCGTCGTCGCCCCGTTCCGCTACCCGACCCGCCCGTCGCGGCGCGGCGGGGCGCTGCGCGTGTTCAACCCGCGCACCGCCCCCCGGGAGGTCGCGCCCGCGCCGCGCCAGCACGGCGAGCACGCCTGGCTGCGCCGCGCGCTGGACCTGGAGCAGGCCGCGCCGGATGCGGTGCAGTTCGTCGAGACGCTGCGCTGCGACCTGGCCGAGCAGCAGATCCAGGTCTTCGCCTGGGGACGCCAGCTGCTGCTGCCCGAGGGCGCCAGCCCGGTGGACGTGGCATACGAGCTGGGCACCCGCACCGGCGACCGCTGTGTCGCGGCCACCGTGAACGGCGTGCTGACCCCGCTCAACGCCGCACTGACCGACGGCGACGTGGTCGACATCCTGGTCAGCCGGGCGCGCAACCATCCCGGCCCGCGCCGGGAGTGGCTGGAGTTCGTCAAGGCTCCCAACGCGCGGCTGCGGCTGAGCCGCCGGTTCACGGAACCGGAGGTCGCCGCCGGCACCGTCAGTGACCGGCTGCAGCTGGGCCGGGCCGCGATCGGGCTGGCCCTGCGCCGCCGGGACCGGGCGCTCGCCGACGAGCAGCGGCTGATCAGCCTCGCCCAGGCACTGGACTACCCCGATCTCGACACGCTGCTGATCGCGGTGGCCGAGCACCGGGTGTCCGCGGACACCATCGTCGATCAGCTCATCGCCAGCGTCGACAACCAGAACGACGCGGCCCGGTCGGCCCCGGTGAACGTGGTCGCCCCGCGCGGCGAAGCCGCTGCCACGCCGCCGCGACGCTCGTCGACTAGCCTGGCAAGGTGA
- a CDS encoding NUDIX hydrolase — MKRRSPLRTKLVSFGYGVFYRIPPRWRSRMVKLVTARYSVGSVVLIFDSEAAGPERILLLRQPPGRGWTLPAGLLERREAPIMAACREAAEETGIRLTPDQVTPAVPNAVVHHRGHWVDMVFTARVPAARTALSVDGAEVWEARWHALDELPVVTPATARLLGHYGIGPEAHLRDEVDVAR; from the coding sequence GTGAAGCGGCGCTCGCCGCTGCGCACGAAGCTCGTCTCGTTCGGCTACGGCGTGTTCTACCGCATCCCGCCGCGCTGGCGGAGCCGGATGGTCAAGCTGGTGACGGCGCGTTACTCGGTGGGCTCGGTGGTGCTCATCTTCGACAGCGAGGCCGCCGGCCCGGAGCGCATCCTGCTGCTGCGCCAGCCGCCGGGACGCGGCTGGACACTGCCCGCCGGGCTGCTGGAACGGCGGGAGGCCCCGATCATGGCGGCCTGCCGCGAGGCGGCCGAGGAGACCGGCATCCGGCTCACTCCCGACCAGGTCACCCCGGCGGTGCCGAACGCGGTGGTGCACCACCGCGGGCACTGGGTGGACATGGTCTTCACCGCCCGGGTGCCTGCCGCCCGCACCGCGCTCAGCGTGGACGGCGCGGAGGTGTGGGAGGCCCGCTGGCACGCCCTCGACGAGCTGCCGGTGGTGACCCCGGCGACGGCCCGGTTGCTCGGCCACTACGGCATCGGGCCGGAGGCGCACCTGCGCGACGAGGTGGACGTGGCCCGATGA